The Catenuloplanes niger genome includes a window with the following:
- a CDS encoding haloalkane dehalogenase yields MHYTDVGEGGRPVVLLHGNPTSSHIWRHVIPHLTGHGRVLAPDLIGMGRSERPDIAYRFADHARYLADWCDALGLGDVTFVGHDWGGALALDFAARHPGRVAGVALVETFLRPMTWDIYAPAAVDLFQRLRTPGEGERMALDENWFIETSLRLTVPDLTDEDLAVYRAPYPDRESRRPLLQWPREIPIDGAPADVHARMVTYGEWMATTPAVPKLLMLIEPSTGLVQPATERWARETIAGLEVESIGKAGHQAPEQQPDAIGRTVAAWLERHDL; encoded by the coding sequence ATGCACTACACCGACGTCGGCGAGGGTGGCCGGCCGGTGGTGCTGTTGCACGGCAATCCCACGTCGTCGCACATCTGGCGCCACGTGATCCCGCACCTCACCGGCCACGGCCGGGTGCTGGCGCCCGACCTGATCGGCATGGGGCGGTCGGAGCGGCCGGACATCGCGTACCGGTTCGCCGACCACGCGCGCTACCTGGCCGACTGGTGCGACGCGCTCGGGCTGGGTGACGTGACGTTCGTCGGGCACGACTGGGGTGGTGCGCTCGCGCTCGACTTCGCCGCGCGACATCCCGGGCGGGTCGCGGGCGTCGCGCTGGTCGAGACGTTCCTGCGGCCGATGACCTGGGACATCTACGCCCCGGCCGCGGTGGACCTGTTCCAGCGGCTGCGCACGCCGGGCGAGGGCGAGCGGATGGCGCTCGACGAGAACTGGTTCATCGAGACGTCGCTGCGCCTGACCGTTCCCGACCTCACCGACGAGGACCTCGCGGTCTACCGCGCGCCGTACCCGGATCGCGAGTCCCGTCGCCCGTTGCTGCAGTGGCCGCGGGAGATCCCGATCGACGGCGCGCCGGCGGACGTGCACGCGCGCATGGTGACGTACGGGGAGTGGATGGCGACCACGCCGGCGGTGCCGAAGCTGTTGATGCTGATCGAGCCGTCCACCGGTCTGGTGCAGCCCGCGACCGAGCGGTGGGCCCGGGAGACGATCGCCGGGCTCGAGGTGGAGAGCATCGGCAAGGCCGGTCACCAGGCACCGGAGCAGCAGCCCGACGCGATCGGCCGCACGGTCGCGGCCTGGCTGGAGCGCCATGACCTCTAG
- a CDS encoding LysR family transcriptional regulator — protein sequence MTADLRHLRAFLAIAAEGTVTRAAARLHVTQPALSRTLRQLEQHLGVRLVDRSTHHLRLTAAGESYRQRAEAAVAAVDAALDPARAGTWPLRLGHAWSALGVHTTSLLRRWARAHPDVPLELLRLDDDRSAGVLRGRSDVAILRDPAPETLTSLRTARLLTEHRFAVVPSDGPLAARPELSLADLAAEPVAMNPITGSTTRGLWPPGAGPARVIDVGNTDDWLITIAAGRAVGVSTEATVAVYPNPDVAYVPLTDAPPVTVVLAWPEPVTHPSVPALVDLAFEVVAD from the coding sequence ATGACCGCGGACCTGCGGCACCTGCGTGCGTTCCTGGCGATCGCGGCCGAGGGCACCGTGACCCGCGCCGCGGCGCGGTTGCACGTCACCCAGCCCGCGCTCTCCCGCACCCTCCGGCAACTCGAACAGCACCTCGGCGTGCGGCTCGTCGACCGTTCCACCCACCACCTGCGGCTGACCGCGGCGGGGGAGTCGTATCGCCAGCGCGCGGAGGCGGCGGTCGCGGCCGTCGACGCCGCACTCGACCCGGCTCGGGCCGGCACCTGGCCGCTGCGGCTCGGCCACGCCTGGTCTGCGCTCGGCGTGCACACCACCTCGCTGCTGCGCCGCTGGGCCCGCGCCCACCCGGACGTACCGCTGGAACTGCTCCGCCTGGACGACGACCGGTCCGCCGGTGTGCTGCGCGGCCGGAGCGACGTGGCGATCCTGCGCGACCCGGCGCCGGAGACGCTGACGTCGTTGCGGACCGCACGGCTGCTCACCGAGCACCGGTTCGCGGTCGTGCCGTCGGACGGCCCGCTCGCCGCCCGCCCGGAGTTGAGCCTGGCGGACCTGGCCGCGGAACCGGTCGCGATGAACCCGATAACCGGGAGCACCACCCGCGGCCTGTGGCCACCCGGCGCCGGCCCGGCTCGCGTGATCGATGTCGGCAACACCGACGACTGGCTGATCACGATCGCGGCCGGCCGCGCGGTCGGCGTGAGCACCGAGGCGACCGTCGCCGTCTACCCCAACCCGGACGTCGCCTACGTCCCGCTGACCGACGCACCACCGGTCACGGTCGTGCTGGCCTGGCCCGAGCCGGTGACGCACCCGTCCGTACCCGCGCTGGTGGATCTCGCCTTCGAGGTCGTCGCGGACTAG
- a CDS encoding EamA family transporter: protein MTADVHAPETPTAPFSPARQRRGGLRGELGAVGLVLGAAVSVQFGSGLATLLFPRAGAAGMVALRLGVAAVLMLALCRPRLRGRSRADWLAVVGLGVVFATMNSVFYQAIARIPLGPAVTLEVLGPLALAIVTARRRGTWLWALVALAGVALLGTGGYHRLTLPGVLLALAAGALWAAYILLSSSVGTRFAGADGLALALGVAALLTLPVGAVTAGSALADPLVLGLGFAVALLSSVLPYTFEMSALRRLPSSTFAVMMSLGPALACLAGFTVLGQSLNWVEALAVLLVIAASVGAVRTDRPTA, encoded by the coding sequence GTGACGGCTGACGTTCACGCACCCGAGACTCCCACCGCACCCTTCTCGCCCGCCCGCCAAAGACGCGGTGGCCTGCGCGGCGAGCTGGGCGCGGTGGGTCTGGTGCTCGGCGCGGCCGTTTCCGTCCAGTTCGGGTCCGGTCTGGCCACGCTGCTCTTCCCCCGGGCCGGTGCGGCCGGCATGGTGGCGCTCCGGCTCGGCGTCGCTGCCGTGCTGATGCTCGCGCTCTGCCGTCCTCGGCTGCGTGGCCGCTCGCGGGCCGACTGGCTCGCCGTGGTCGGGCTCGGCGTCGTCTTCGCGACCATGAACTCGGTCTTCTATCAGGCGATCGCCCGCATCCCACTGGGCCCCGCAGTCACGCTCGAGGTGCTCGGCCCGCTCGCGCTGGCCATCGTCACCGCCCGACGCCGCGGCACCTGGCTCTGGGCGCTGGTCGCGCTGGCCGGCGTGGCCCTGCTCGGCACCGGCGGTTACCACCGGCTCACCCTGCCCGGAGTGCTGCTGGCGCTGGCCGCGGGCGCGCTGTGGGCGGCGTACATCCTGCTCAGCTCGTCCGTCGGCACCCGGTTCGCGGGCGCGGACGGGCTCGCGCTCGCGCTGGGCGTCGCCGCGCTGCTGACGCTCCCGGTCGGCGCGGTCACCGCCGGTTCCGCGCTGGCCGACCCGCTGGTGCTCGGCCTCGGCTTCGCGGTCGCGCTGCTCAGCTCGGTGCTCCCCTACACGTTCGAGATGTCCGCGCTGCGCCGCCTGCCGTCGTCGACGTTCGCGGTCATGATGAGCCTCGGCCCCGCACTCGCCTGCCTGGCCGGTTTCACGGTCCTCGGCCAGTCCCTGAACTGGGTGGAGGCGCTGGCGGTGCTGCTGGTGATCGCGGCCAGCGTGGGCGCGGTACGCACCGACCGGCCGACCGCCTGA
- a CDS encoding IS3 family transposase (programmed frameshift) has product MPKPYPREFRDDVVRVARDRDPGVTVEQIAKDFGVHPMTLFKWLRQAGIEEGAQPGASRSDSVELREARKRIKLLEQENEVLRRAAAYLSQANLPKRLYPLVNELADDGIPIAVTCRVLNIARQPYYRWRARPVTDAELAEAYRADALFDAHRDDPEFGYRFLADEARAAGQAMTERTAWKICSGMGWFSTCSRKRRRGKGGRPGPPVHDDLVKRDFTASGPNRLWLADITEHRTGEGKLYLCAIKDVWSNRIVGYSIDSRMKSRLAVNALRNAVTRRGDVAGCVLHTDRGSQFRSRKLVGELHRHDMIGSMGRVGAAGDNAAMESFFGLLQNNVLDRRTWPTRQALRTAIVTWIERTYHRRRRQRSLSRLTPIEYETIMTPPASQAA; this is encoded by the exons GTGCCCAAGCCCTACCCCCGTGAGTTCCGCGATGACGTCGTGCGGGTCGCCCGTGACAGGGACCCCGGCGTGACGGTCGAGCAGATCGCGAAGGACTTCGGGGTCCACCCGATGACGTTGTTCAAGTGGCTGCGCCAGGCCGGCATCGAGGAAGGCGCCCAGCCCGGTGCGAGCCGCAGCGACTCGGTCGAGCTGCGTGAGGCCCGTAAGCGGATCAAGCTTCTCGAACAGGAGAACGAGGTCCTGCGCCGAGCCGCAGCATATTTGTCGCAGGCGAACCTGCCG AAAAGGCTCTACCCGCTCGTGAACGAGCTCGCCGACGACGGGATCCCCATCGCGGTCACGTGCCGGGTGCTGAACATCGCTCGACAGCCCTACTACCGGTGGCGTGCCCGCCCGGTCACCGACGCCGAACTGGCCGAGGCCTACCGGGCGGACGCGTTGTTCGACGCTCACCGTGACGACCCGGAGTTCGGCTACCGGTTCCTGGCCGACGAAGCCCGTGCCGCAGGCCAGGCGATGACCGAGCGTACTGCCTGGAAGATCTGTTCCGGCATGGGCTGGTTCAGCACGTGCAGCCGCAAGCGGCGGCGAGGAAAGGGCGGGAGGCCGGGCCCGCCGGTCCACGACGACCTGGTCAAACGCGATTTCACCGCGAGCGGCCCGAACCGGTTGTGGCTGGCCGACATCACCGAACACCGCACCGGTGAGGGCAAGCTCTACCTGTGCGCGATCAAGGACGTATGGTCCAACCGGATCGTCGGCTACTCCATCGACTCACGGATGAAGTCGAGGCTGGCGGTCAACGCCTTGCGCAATGCGGTCACCCGGCGCGGTGACGTGGCCGGTTGCGTGCTGCACACCGACCGTGGGTCGCAGTTTCGTAGCCGGAAGCTTGTCGGTGAACTGCACCGTCACGACATGATCGGATCGATGGGCAGAGTCGGTGCCGCCGGCGACAACGCCGCCATGGAATCGTTCTTCGGCCTGCTGCAGAACAACGTCCTCGACCGCCGGACCTGGCCCACCCGGCAGGCGTTGAGGACCGCGATCGTGACCTGGATCGAACGCACCTACCACCGCCGCCGACGCCAACGAAGCCTGTCCCGGTTGACCCCCATCGAGTACGAGACCATCATGACCCCACCGGCCAGTCAGGCCGCGTGA
- a CDS encoding AAA family ATPase produces MLLKFRVANVRSFREERELAFAVPTGKTAHASRQVPVAGGRSMDVYPLIGIFGPNASGKSNLLKGLVEMRTAVLDSYYQWATQRGVPRELFALDPAAERETSLYELDFVNDGIRYTYGFELGPDRVVAEWLHAYPRGRRQVWFDRDASRRQPFEFPGDRLKDRAAMVKMTRPNALFLTVAATNNHPDLAPVFYWFERNLWFLTPEDERYQREEFTRQAVLGPQRDRIEALLRAADLGIEGVEPVETRVAGRTVTDVQLIHTGADGTAYPMPWESESFGTRSWFAMLGPMLLALDEGAVLLVDELDSSLHPRFAAEVVRLFQDPEVNTNDAQLLFTAHDVSVLSTPSGKRLLEPGQVWLVEKDKIGCSDIFPLTAAQPGRHEDLPTSYLAGRFGAVPDLGEGQVGRKLRAVKTPKAG; encoded by the coding sequence ATGCTGCTGAAGTTCCGGGTCGCCAATGTCCGGTCCTTCCGCGAAGAGCGGGAGCTGGCATTCGCCGTCCCGACCGGCAAGACCGCCCACGCCTCGCGTCAGGTGCCGGTGGCCGGTGGCCGCAGCATGGACGTCTACCCGCTGATCGGCATCTTCGGGCCGAACGCGTCCGGCAAGTCCAATCTCCTCAAGGGCCTCGTCGAGATGCGCACCGCCGTGCTCGACTCGTACTACCAGTGGGCCACCCAGCGCGGCGTGCCCCGCGAACTGTTCGCACTCGACCCCGCCGCCGAACGGGAGACGTCGCTCTACGAGCTGGATTTCGTCAACGACGGCATTCGCTACACCTACGGATTCGAGCTCGGCCCGGACCGCGTCGTGGCCGAATGGCTGCACGCCTATCCGCGCGGCCGCCGCCAGGTCTGGTTCGACCGCGACGCGTCCCGCCGGCAGCCTTTCGAATTCCCCGGCGACCGGCTCAAGGACCGCGCCGCAATGGTCAAGATGACCCGGCCGAACGCGCTGTTCCTCACCGTCGCCGCCACCAACAACCACCCCGATCTGGCCCCGGTCTTCTACTGGTTCGAGCGCAACCTCTGGTTCCTCACCCCCGAGGACGAGCGCTACCAGCGCGAGGAGTTCACCCGCCAGGCCGTGCTGGGCCCGCAACGCGACCGGATCGAAGCGCTGCTGCGCGCCGCCGACCTCGGCATCGAGGGCGTCGAACCGGTCGAGACCCGCGTCGCCGGCCGCACCGTCACCGACGTCCAGCTCATCCACACCGGCGCGGACGGCACCGCGTACCCGATGCCCTGGGAATCCGAGTCCTTCGGCACCCGCAGCTGGTTCGCCATGCTCGGCCCGATGCTGCTCGCACTCGACGAGGGCGCCGTCCTGCTCGTCGACGAACTCGACTCCAGCCTCCACCCGCGCTTCGCCGCCGAGGTCGTCCGCCTCTTCCAGGACCCCGAGGTCAACACGAACGACGCGCAACTGCTCTTCACCGCGCACGACGTCAGCGTGCTCAGCACCCCGAGCGGCAAACGCCTCCTCGAACCCGGCCAGGTCTGGCTCGTCGAGAAGGACAAAATCGGCTGCAGCGACATCTTCCCGCTCACCGCCGCCCAGCCCGGCCGCCACGAGGACCTGCCGACGTCGTACCTCGCGGGCCGCTTCGGCGCGGTCCCGGACCTCGGCGAGGGCCAGGTCGGCCGGAAACTGCGCGCGGTCAAGACGCCGAAGGCCGGCTGA
- a CDS encoding glutamate synthase subunit beta — MPDPNGFLRYGRQLPARRPVPVRLMDYREVYPEASDQLIREQATRCMDCGIPFCHEGCPLGNRIPDWNDLVRTGNWASAIESLHATNNFPEFTGRLCPAPCEGACVLGIADDPVTIKQVEVEIINRAFALGYVTPQVPVTKSGKRVAVVGSGPAGLAAAQQLARAGHDVTVLERDDRIGGLLRYGIPDFKLEKEHIDRRMAQMEAEGVVFRTGVNVGVDLSAADIKRDYDAVVLAAGALTGRDTPETPGRDLTGVHLAMDHLVPANRVVAGLQETAPISAAGKSVVIIGGGDTAADCLGVAHRQGATAVYQLDIYPEPPTTRVGIRDPWPTWPYVLRNYPAHEEGGVREFAVAVQEFVDDGTGQVKGVRIAEVEVTKVDGRRIMSVKPGSERELPADLVLLAIGFEGTERQPLLKQFGIERNARGAIDADAGWQTAAEGVFVAGDMHRGASLIVWAIAEGRAAAAAVHNYLGAAGELPAPVGSAANSLSV; from the coding sequence GTGCCTGACCCGAACGGTTTCCTGCGCTACGGCCGGCAGCTGCCGGCCCGCCGCCCGGTGCCGGTGCGGCTGATGGACTACCGGGAGGTCTACCCGGAGGCGAGCGACCAGCTCATCCGGGAGCAGGCCACCCGCTGCATGGACTGCGGCATCCCGTTCTGCCACGAGGGCTGCCCGCTCGGCAACCGCATCCCGGACTGGAACGACCTGGTCCGGACCGGCAACTGGGCCTCGGCGATCGAGTCGCTGCACGCCACGAACAACTTCCCGGAGTTCACCGGGCGGCTGTGCCCGGCGCCGTGCGAGGGTGCCTGCGTGCTCGGCATCGCGGACGACCCGGTCACGATCAAGCAGGTCGAGGTCGAGATCATCAACCGGGCGTTCGCGCTCGGCTACGTGACGCCGCAGGTCCCGGTGACGAAGTCCGGCAAGCGCGTCGCGGTGGTCGGGTCCGGCCCGGCCGGTCTGGCCGCGGCGCAGCAGCTGGCCCGCGCCGGCCACGACGTGACCGTGCTGGAGCGCGACGACCGCATCGGCGGCCTGCTGCGCTACGGCATCCCGGACTTCAAGCTGGAGAAGGAGCACATCGACCGCCGGATGGCCCAGATGGAGGCCGAGGGCGTCGTGTTCCGGACCGGCGTGAACGTGGGCGTCGACCTGTCCGCCGCCGACATCAAGCGCGACTACGACGCGGTCGTGCTCGCCGCCGGCGCGCTCACCGGCCGTGACACCCCGGAGACGCCGGGCCGCGACCTGACCGGCGTCCACCTGGCCATGGACCACCTGGTCCCGGCCAACCGGGTGGTCGCCGGTCTCCAGGAGACCGCGCCGATCTCCGCGGCCGGCAAGTCCGTGGTGATCATCGGTGGTGGCGACACCGCCGCGGACTGCCTCGGCGTCGCGCACCGGCAGGGCGCCACCGCGGTCTACCAGCTGGACATCTACCCGGAGCCGCCGACCACGCGCGTCGGCATCCGCGACCCGTGGCCGACCTGGCCCTACGTGCTGCGCAACTACCCGGCGCACGAGGAGGGCGGCGTCCGCGAGTTCGCGGTCGCGGTCCAGGAGTTCGTCGACGACGGCACCGGGCAGGTCAAGGGCGTCCGGATCGCCGAGGTCGAGGTGACCAAGGTGGACGGCCGGCGCATCATGAGCGTCAAGCCCGGATCGGAGCGCGAGCTCCCGGCCGACCTGGTGCTGCTGGCGATCGGCTTCGAGGGCACCGAGCGGCAGCCGCTGCTGAAGCAGTTCGGCATCGAGCGCAACGCACGCGGCGCGATCGACGCGGACGCCGGCTGGCAGACCGCGGCCGAGGGCGTCTTCGTCGCCGGTGACATGCACCGCGGCGCGTCGCTGATCGTGTGGGCGATCGCGGAGGGCCGGGCGGCCGCCGCGGCCGTGCACAACTACCTCGGCGCGGCCGGCGAACTGCCCGCGCCGGTCGGTTCCGCGGCGAACTCGCTGTCCGTCTGA